The Helicobacter mustelae genome has a segment encoding these proteins:
- a CDS encoding polyprenyl synthetase family protein: protein MMEQKLELVQKQIADYIKELESEEILDFCKHLQNGKMLRSRLILAIAPNHPDVIKLCAIVEMIQNASLLHDDVIDDSLLRRGNPSINALFGNKNSIMLGDVFYSKAFFELLDLDKRITKSISDCVVRLSRGEISDVMMSRAFQPDFLKYLNMIEDKTASLVASSAMSASILANLDVKKHYNYGLNLGIAFQIVDDLLDVFGDDKTLGKPAMNDYAEGKTTLPYILLYERSSPKDRQELVSYFKKQDPEISAWILAKMHEYEIFPLAQKIARDYGVLALDAIKGEERLESIARQMIFREF from the coding sequence GTGATGGAACAAAAACTGGAATTAGTGCAAAAACAAATCGCAGATTACATTAAAGAATTGGAGAGTGAGGAAATTTTAGATTTTTGCAAGCATTTGCAAAATGGCAAGATGTTGCGCTCTAGGCTCATTCTCGCAATCGCACCTAATCACCCCGATGTCATCAAGCTTTGTGCCATTGTGGAGATGATTCAAAATGCGTCGCTTTTGCATGATGATGTCATTGATGATTCCCTACTGCGCCGCGGGAATCCTTCTATTAATGCACTTTTTGGCAATAAAAATTCCATTATGCTGGGGGATGTGTTTTATTCCAAGGCATTTTTTGAATTGCTTGATTTGGACAAGAGGATTACTAAGAGTATTTCTGATTGCGTGGTGCGACTCTCTCGGGGCGAGATTAGTGATGTGATGATGAGCAGGGCCTTTCAGCCAGATTTTTTGAAATATTTAAACATGATTGAAGATAAAACCGCCTCGCTTGTTGCTAGCAGCGCAATGAGTGCTAGCATTCTTGCAAATCTTGATGTAAAAAAACATTATAATTACGGCCTCAATCTTGGAATTGCCTTTCAGATCGTTGATGATTTATTGGATGTCTTTGGTGATGACAAGACATTGGGAAAGCCTGCGATGAATGATTATGCAGAGGGAAAGACCACATTGCCCTATATTCTCTTGTATGAGAGAAGCTCACCCAAGGATAGGCAAGAGCTAGTGAGCTATTTCAAAAAACAAGATCCAGAGATTTCTGCGTGGATTTTGGCAAAGATGCACGAATATGAGATTTTTCCGCTCGCACAAAAAATTGCCAGAGACTATGGTGTGCTTGCCCTTGATGCTATCAAAGGTGAGGAGAGATTAGAATCCATTGCAAGGCAAATGATTTTTCGAGAATTTTAA
- a CDS encoding DUF2018 family protein has protein sequence MWEDLEVLQGDPLQKWREIVFHANRNIAEKQLDLLLTRVAIVEKILQEADLEERYSKLRRQLGGDQELQSEIHARKVDLAIESMASILSENE, from the coding sequence ATGTGGGAAGATTTGGAAGTTTTGCAAGGAGATCCCTTGCAAAAATGGCGAGAGATTGTCTTTCATGCAAATAGAAATATCGCAGAAAAGCAGCTAGACTTGCTACTCACACGTGTGGCCATCGTGGAAAAAATCCTGCAAGAAGCAGATCTAGAGGAGAGATATTCCAAATTAAGGCGCCAGCTTGGCGGTGATCAAGAGTTGCAGAGTGAGATTCATGCAAGAAAGGTTGATTTGGCAATTGAATCCATGGCAAGCATCTTGAGTGAAAATGAATAA
- the hisD gene encoding histidinol dehydrogenase, whose protein sequence is MRIIATTQDHFSQAFEEICNRGKIDIKNVIPRVMEILEDVQSNGKLALLGQVEKFDDWRPRDFEDLRICEESCKNAYEKLDPLSREALCQAYERIYTFHAKQKSKTWLDFEQNGNILGQKVMPMERAGLYIPGGKAFYPSSLLMNAIPAIVAGVREIVVCSPTPHNAPSPMFLAALHLCKIKEAYKVGGAAAIGMLAYGVEQCKKVDIITGPGNIFVATAKKMVFGDVMIDMVAGPSEIVIIADKSADARSVASDLLAQSEHDEMASAILLTDDWGLAMRVSEEIEALLPSLARKEIAGKSITTRGMIIVVRDIAQAIELSNILAPEHLELLIQNPMNELANIKHSGAIFLGSYAPEAMGDYIAGPNHTLPTGGSARFFSPLSTDHFMKKSSIIYLSKQGFDTLAPYCQRLAEIEGLGAHQKSVAIRRI, encoded by the coding sequence ATTAGAATCATCGCGACGACGCAGGATCATTTTTCACAAGCATTTGAGGAAATTTGCAACCGCGGCAAAATAGACATCAAGAATGTCATCCCAAGGGTTATGGAGATTTTGGAAGATGTCCAGAGTAATGGCAAACTCGCCCTCCTTGGGCAAGTGGAAAAATTTGATGATTGGAGACCTAGGGATTTTGAAGATTTGCGAATCTGTGAGGAATCTTGCAAAAATGCTTATGAAAAACTAGATCCTTTGAGCAGAGAGGCTCTATGCCAGGCATATGAGAGGATTTATACGTTCCATGCCAAGCAAAAGTCAAAAACTTGGCTGGATTTTGAGCAGAATGGAAATATCTTGGGGCAGAAGGTCATGCCCATGGAGCGAGCAGGGCTGTATATCCCTGGAGGGAAGGCATTTTATCCCAGTTCGCTTCTAATGAATGCGATTCCTGCGATTGTGGCGGGAGTGAGGGAGATTGTAGTCTGCAGCCCCACTCCTCATAATGCCCCTAGCCCTATGTTTTTGGCAGCCCTGCATCTCTGCAAGATTAAAGAGGCCTATAAAGTGGGTGGCGCAGCAGCCATTGGCATGCTTGCTTATGGCGTAGAGCAATGCAAAAAAGTAGACATCATTACTGGGCCTGGAAATATTTTTGTAGCCACTGCCAAAAAAATGGTATTTGGCGATGTGATGATTGACATGGTGGCAGGGCCTAGTGAGATTGTTATCATCGCAGATAAGAGCGCAGATGCCAGGAGTGTTGCTAGCGATTTATTGGCCCAGTCTGAGCATGATGAAATGGCTAGCGCGATTTTGCTCACTGATGATTGGGGATTGGCGATGCGCGTGAGCGAGGAGATAGAGGCTTTGCTGCCAAGTTTGGCGCGCAAAGAGATTGCTGGCAAAAGCATTACAACACGTGGAATGATTATTGTGGTGCGTGACATTGCTCAGGCCATTGAGCTTAGCAACATCCTAGCTCCTGAACATCTCGAGCTCTTAATTCAAAATCCCATGAATGAGCTTGCAAACATTAAGCATAGTGGTGCGATTTTCTTGGGATCTTATGCCCCTGAGGCGATGGGAGATTATATCGCTGGGCCCAATCACACCTTACCAACTGGCGGAAGTGCCCGATTCTTTTCGCCGCTGAGCACAGATCATTTTATGAAAAAAAGCTCCATCATCTATCTTTCTAAACAAGGTTTTGATACACTGGCCCCATATTGCCAAAGGCTTGCAGAGATCGAGGGGCTAGGTGCGCATCAAAAATCTGTAGCCATAAGGAGGATATAA
- a CDS encoding Dps family protein — protein sequence MKRTIELLKQLQADSLVLFMKVHNFHWHVRGTDFHHVHKATEEIYERFADMFDDLAERMIQLGEKPIVTVSEALKISKIKEETKTSFVSREVFHEIIKDYEYLLEHFKKLSELADEIKDKPTENYADDEVAYLQKAIWMLKASQA from the coding sequence ATGAAAAGAACAATTGAACTACTCAAGCAACTACAAGCAGACAGCCTTGTGCTTTTTATGAAGGTGCATAATTTCCATTGGCATGTAAGAGGTACAGATTTCCATCATGTGCATAAGGCCACAGAGGAGATTTATGAGAGATTTGCAGACATGTTTGATGATCTTGCAGAGCGCATGATCCAATTGGGTGAAAAACCCATTGTCACGGTTTCTGAGGCGCTCAAGATTTCAAAAATCAAAGAAGAGACAAAAACCAGCTTTGTATCCAGAGAGGTTTTCCATGAGATTATTAAGGATTATGAATATCTTTTGGAGCATTTCAAAAAACTATCAGAGCTTGCTGATGAGATTAAGGATAAGCCAACAGAAAATTATGCCGATGATGAGGTTGCGTATTTGCAAAAAGCTATCTGGATGTTGAAGGCCTCTCAGGCCTGA
- a CDS encoding SurA N-terminal domain-containing protein codes for MRFLLFFALVFSLLFAQEEASTKEKKEPSTEKKSQIAPKGTLIAGIAITVNGDPITLYQIKQTAKEQKLTEEKAIDFLVAQKIKEQEIKRLKINIDEEKIDNEIQNMAYRNGMDTKTFLSAIKKEQHMSEREFKKHLKEQMETQELMRSVLMSNGNSAGEEEMRDYYNKHRGEFNMPKEVLVVRYSAKSSELLEEAIKHPDTAMRGVERVQEKMSLASLAPQIGQVFATTKINEFTTILNAGNNTFVTFLIKEKIGEEQITFQQAKNFITQKLIEKRQDKILEDHFEKIKQKASIITLRK; via the coding sequence ATGCGTTTCTTGCTATTTTTTGCCCTGGTGTTTTCCTTGCTCTTTGCACAAGAGGAAGCAAGCACAAAAGAAAAAAAAGAGCCCTCCACAGAAAAAAAATCCCAGATAGCTCCAAAAGGCACACTCATCGCAGGCATTGCCATCACAGTCAATGGCGACCCCATCACACTCTATCAAATAAAACAGACTGCCAAGGAACAAAAGCTCACCGAGGAAAAGGCTATTGATTTTCTTGTGGCACAAAAGATCAAAGAACAAGAGATTAAACGCTTAAAAATCAATATTGATGAGGAAAAGATTGATAATGAGATCCAAAACATGGCCTATCGCAATGGCATGGACACCAAAACCTTTCTCTCTGCAATCAAAAAAGAGCAACACATGAGTGAAAGAGAATTCAAAAAGCATCTCAAAGAGCAAATGGAAACTCAAGAGCTCATGCGCAGTGTGCTCATGTCTAATGGCAATAGCGCTGGAGAGGAGGAGATGCGCGATTATTACAACAAACATCGCGGTGAATTCAATATGCCAAAAGAGGTTTTAGTGGTGCGCTATAGTGCAAAAAGTTCTGAACTCCTAGAAGAAGCCATAAAGCATCCTGATACAGCGATGCGCGGAGTGGAACGAGTCCAAGAAAAAATGTCATTAGCCTCCCTGGCTCCGCAGATTGGACAGGTTTTTGCCACCACCAAAATCAATGAATTCACCACCATCCTCAATGCAGGGAATAATACTTTTGTGACATTCTTAATCAAGGAAAAAATTGGAGAAGAGCAAATCACATTCCAGCAGGCAAAAAATTTCATCACTCAAAAACTCATCGAAAAGCGCCAGGACAAGATTTTGGAAGATCATTTTGAAAAAATCAAACAAAAAGCAAGCATTATTACGCTTAGAAAGTAG
- a CDS encoding tetratricopeptide repeat protein encodes MDSIVFAYRDPLFGIIILAAIITTIALFDYSRNKYRALKKRKSLEALAKSYEYTSLNEDITHFISLYPKATPSLIALAQTHTKSGNNEVAIQIYLSLLESTKHPQTKIIILQSLGITYLNAGFLQRAKDIFTQILKTYPRNQEAMAKLIQCYENMGEYQKAIEALECLDEIKEEPSDEENHQEFYNRNQQYFYLMILLNTHQIPLAKKVKNAFEIGKKNPLFDKLILRFLKNYDLQAFWDYVLTMENPRNIIDILWEFERESLPSIITNHPKIFEIFVAKGYFPSTTPCEIFELEVLHLMQKHSKFQVYLGFEYRCNHCKSIFPFDSMRCPSCEELTQLDLILKTLQKI; translated from the coding sequence ATGGACAGTATTGTTTTTGCCTATCGCGATCCCCTTTTTGGCATCATTATCCTAGCTGCCATTATCACCACCATCGCGCTTTTTGATTATTCTCGCAACAAATACCGTGCACTCAAAAAGCGTAAATCCCTCGAAGCGCTGGCCAAATCCTATGAATACACCAGCCTCAATGAAGATATCACGCATTTCATATCCCTTTATCCCAAGGCCACTCCCTCCCTCATCGCCCTGGCACAGACCCACACCAAAAGCGGCAACAACGAAGTGGCCATACAGATTTATCTCAGTCTTTTAGAATCTACTAAGCATCCACAAACCAAAATCATCATCCTCCAATCCCTTGGTATCACCTATCTTAATGCGGGGTTTTTACAACGTGCCAAAGATATCTTCACCCAGATTCTCAAAACCTATCCACGCAATCAAGAAGCCATGGCAAAGCTCATCCAATGTTATGAAAATATGGGGGAATATCAGAAGGCCATAGAGGCGCTAGAATGCCTAGATGAGATCAAGGAAGAGCCCAGTGATGAGGAAAATCACCAGGAGTTCTATAACAGGAATCAACAGTATTTTTATCTCATGATTTTGCTAAACACCCACCAAATCCCCCTTGCAAAAAAAGTAAAAAATGCTTTTGAGATTGGCAAGAAAAATCCTCTTTTTGACAAACTAATCTTGCGATTTTTGAAAAATTATGATCTCCAAGCATTCTGGGATTATGTTCTCACTATGGAAAATCCGCGTAATATCATTGATATTTTGTGGGAATTTGAAAGAGAATCTCTGCCAAGCATCATCACCAACCACCCCAAAATCTTTGAGATCTTTGTTGCCAAGGGATATTTTCCAAGCACCACTCCTTGTGAGATATTTGAATTGGAAGTTTTGCATCTCATGCAAAAACACTCCAAGTTTCAAGTCTATTTGGGATTTGAATACCGCTGCAATCACTGCAAAAGCATTTTTCCCTTTGATTCCATGCGCTGTCCTAGTTGCGAGGAGCTCACGCAGCTAGACCTAATCCTAAAAACCCTTCAAAAAATCTAA
- the rnhA gene encoding ribonuclease HI, whose amino-acid sequence MKKVEIYCDGSSLGNPGFGGYCAILRYKKQEKILCGAVSHTTNNRMELLAVIEAIKALKEPCQITIYSDSRYVCDGVEKWIFHWIKKDFKNVKNPDLWREFLRVSLHHKIQTHWIKGHSNHAENEKCDTIAREQAKKLKEQYAKS is encoded by the coding sequence ATGAAAAAAGTTGAAATTTATTGCGATGGCTCCTCCTTGGGGAATCCAGGATTTGGCGGATATTGCGCGATATTGCGCTACAAAAAGCAAGAAAAAATCCTTTGCGGCGCAGTGAGTCATACCACCAACAATCGCATGGAGCTCTTAGCCGTGATAGAAGCCATCAAAGCCCTCAAAGAACCTTGTCAAATCACAATTTATAGCGATTCGCGCTATGTATGCGATGGCGTAGAAAAATGGATTTTTCATTGGATAAAAAAAGATTTCAAAAATGTCAAAAACCCAGATTTGTGGAGGGAATTTCTAAGGGTTTCACTTCATCACAAGATCCAGACACACTGGATTAAGGGGCATAGCAACCATGCAGAAAATGAAAAATGTGATACAATCGCAAGAGAACAAGCAAAGAAACTGAAGGAACAATATGCGAAATCTTGA
- the rnc gene encoding ribonuclease III, translating to MRNLEKAINYHFKNQDLLLTALTHKSCKNKKNNERLEYLGDAVLDLLIGEFLYQEFPEHKEGDLSKMRAALVNEQSFMRFAKAIHLQDFILISSNEETNQGREKPSILSSAFEALIGAVYLEAGLERAKDITYHLLHKLYPKIDTQSLFTDYKTALQELTQAHFHEIPKYELLEEIGPDHCKKFKVSVYIQNQEYAKAIGTSKKSAQQNCAKIAYQKIMEQKS from the coding sequence ATGCGAAATCTTGAAAAAGCGATCAATTATCATTTCAAAAATCAAGATTTATTGCTTACTGCACTCACACACAAAAGCTGTAAAAACAAGAAAAACAATGAGCGATTGGAATATTTAGGCGATGCGGTTTTGGATTTGCTAATTGGTGAATTTTTGTATCAAGAGTTTCCTGAGCACAAAGAGGGAGATCTCTCCAAAATGCGCGCTGCCCTTGTGAATGAACAGAGTTTCATGCGTTTTGCCAAGGCCATCCATCTCCAAGATTTCATCCTCATCTCTAGCAATGAGGAAACCAATCAGGGTAGAGAAAAGCCCTCTATACTCTCTAGCGCTTTTGAAGCGCTTATTGGTGCGGTCTATCTAGAAGCTGGACTAGAGAGGGCAAAAGACATCACTTACCACCTCTTGCACAAACTCTATCCCAAAATCGATACACAGAGCCTGTTTACCGATTACAAAACCGCGCTTCAAGAGCTCACGCAGGCCCACTTTCATGAGATTCCAAAATATGAACTTTTAGAAGAAATTGGGCCAGATCATTGCAAGAAATTTAAAGTCTCTGTATATATCCAAAACCAAGAATATGCAAAGGCTATCGGAACTAGCAAAAAGAGCGCACAGCAAAATTGCGCCAAAATCGCCTACCAAAAAATCATGGAACAAAAATCGTGA